The Onthophagus taurus isolate NC chromosome 6, IU_Otau_3.0, whole genome shotgun sequence region tttgaaaattataaaattcttaGTGTCGATGTCAAATAATATCCTTGATTAGAGTCGTTGATTTTTGAGTATTGCGGTATCCGCCATGAATACTGCGATATGTCAGTGTGAAAATGAAGCATCTCTCTGCTTTTAATCGCACTGCGACTTATAAAATAACTTGTACAGATAAGAAGAAGCAGTTGATGTTACTAATTTAAATACTAGTGAGAGCcaaaacaaatacaaaatagGAGTTCCAGATCACAGACATTTTAAGAATGAAGTTTTCGGCAAATGtcaaagtaaatatttttgaatttgtgtAAGAAAACTGGCAGAAAGAGAACTTTGCATGAGGAACTTTTCCTGTCGAAAACGCGCTTTGGCAATCCCTGCGAAGTGACGTTATCTTCCGCAGCCTAATGCGAATAGAACTGCCTTCGCTCTGTCAAAAAAATACCTTTAGTGAATATTAACTTGGCGATTTTGAGTCATTCTAAgtatcataaaaataattaatcctAACTCAACAAAATTTCAACAAGATTTTTTAGATTCCAATGAACATCAGAATAGATCCAAAGATCTGAttgtaattttaagaaaataggGATTTCTGATTGATTTTCACAGCAACTTTGCGGGAATTTGTGCAGTTGACAAACATGTCGCATGCcttagtttaaaaaaagatgctacTTTCCCTCACCTTTGGAAAAGAAAAAGGCTTAAAACATTCAACCTGACAGCAACTTTTCCAGCCTTTCTTCGAATTGTTTGTATTCTGGCATGAAAAATGTTAGTCTCAACTCATGTCACAGTTTCACTTCGAAAACTCTTCGTTCAAAACATTCATTGATGCAAAACATGacagtttttaaaatgaattgcTTTTTATCTGATAgcaattttttcataaacgGTTTTCATTAAGATGCGATGCTTTTTAGAAGAGATTAATatgatttattgtaaataaggTCGCCTGCGGCCGAGGCAGCACATAGATAGCATGCCTTAATATAAACGATTTTAGGATAGATAATAcatgatttattataaattttaattgcaacatttttgcatacAGATTTTCACTTTAGAATCAAATGACACATGTCGCCACGTATAGCTTTTCTGTCAATTTATTTCTGCcaaccttcttcttcttcgttcTGCCCACCGAGGCGCTGTAAGTTAGCTATCTACAACCTGACAGTTAATCAGGTTGTGTCGTTTAAATACCTCGGCGCTAACtatacattacattacatagactACATATCGGGTAAGCGGACCAACTAACCTTGCACCACGAACCTAAgcatctattgtaccccgatagatatcgttatcaaatttcaccgtgcagtccaatccTCTTAatgaacattaataccttgctcggcgaaaggtcattcagatcctttgaggagataaactgcgacccaaaaatcgagaatgtGATATGGTCAACGGCaaggcagtggcataaaacatgctcaatcgtccacaaacgctttagcgctgccctctcgtgctagctcagggcagcttcattgccagcaaccccagagtgacccgggacccagatcagagaaactctgttgtcacaactcagtgtgtttaagttctctttaaatcattaaccagaacccacaccgttttcacggtttgcagcgcctggagagcggcttgactgtctgagaaaattcgtactgtcatgttcttcacccctctctcaagaaggattttagcacccatgtcaatagcaaatacttctgcctggaatacagtacagtacgtacccaggctgtaagtTTGCTTAGTTCGAGGTGTcgggcagtatactcctgctccgacCCCTTCcagcgtttttgatccatcatCCACCTGatctttcattttcgatcgctcaggcagtacaatctggtatcactgatagtgatcccgccaaatctgacggcattgatagcacagtatcagtgcttataatgtcttccgcagcccattggtagggcatgtcggaacagttttgagtaTATtacttaaatctgtaaatggttttCTTGGTAATTTTCACtattctctttaaaactccatatctcagcaaacgttcattcaaaaaagctctaaattggcacgattactcttcaaatGCTGTAAAATAGATTATCACTTGTTGTATCATAGTATCTTGTAGAGGATGGTCAGTAGTTGATTCTATGTTGATATGAATCCAAacagttttcaaaatatctggctttttatttgataaaattttttataaacgatttttattaaagtatgGTACGTTTTAGGATAGAAAATCCatgatttaatataattaaggCAAGAACTCTTATTGCTGAGAGTATAAGTTTAGCCCATGCTTTTTATTCTTAGTCggatttctgtttttttttgtatagtaTCCCTCTCTTAGCAATAATATcgtttatctacgactgcttggataagtcatcattaccgtactcatttgaggtgatttgagttacgtaatgaagttcattaccgcactggtttcattacgtaacgcatttttagcctaatcagaacagacttaatttattgaaacgagcaacaatacaaaagaaaaagtgctatctacttacaaagaaacaatactatttattataaacattaattgttatctttttacattttaaaagacTTATTCCAGAtaagtaaacatgttgttgaaactgacaattcaaaattgtcaacaatcatttcagaatatttttataaatgtcaaatagacttttttaaaaaaattgattttttagtaatttttagcagtcgtggataaaatgctgtatatcacacgtgggctagagcataattacagtactcgtgtgattacacgactcgtactgtaattatgtttctagtccacttgtaatataaataactattatataTCTCAAGTCTTCTCTTTTTTCGTAAGGACCTAAGTTTCTCATTCAAACTTCTTAGcacaaaaatatagaaaagcCACCGATAAATGATAAGGGCAATGCAAAAAAATGAAGTGAAATCTTGTTCAAagtaacaaaacattattttttgatttcgaAATATTCAAGAACTCGTAGATGGCATAATAAACCTAGGGATGAAGCGTAAAAATCCTTTGGTAAATGTCAAGTCCAAGATAACAATTCTCAAAATACTAGTTTATATTTGAATAATCCTCATAATTCACtgccccaaaaataaaaagaattctcGTAGTACTTCAAAACATATAATGTCCAAAGCTGGAGTTCCAATTATTGAAGGTTATCATGGTGAAGATCAATCTGATACAAAGTTATTTGAAGAAGCAAAAAGAATAGGTTTTCCAATAATGATAAAAGCTGTACGTGGGGGAGGAGGAAAAGGAATGAGAATAGCTCAAACCGAATCCGAATTTGCGGAGGCTTTGGAATCTGCAAGAAATGAATCACAAAAATCTTTCGCGGATTCTGTTGTGTTACTCGAAAGGTTCGTTGGGGAACCAAGACACGTTGAAGTACAAGTTTTTGCAGACACCCACGGAAACGCTGTTTATTTATTCGAAAGAGATTGTTCTGTTCAAAGAAgacatcaaaaaattattgaggaAGCTCCAGCGGTATTAacaagataaattaataactaataattaataaaaaaaattttagcctGGTATTTCAAGTGATTTACGAAAAGAACTTGGAATGGCTGCTGTAAGAGCTGCTCAAGCTGTTGGTTACGTCGGAGCTGGAACCGtcgaatttattttagataGACACACCCACAGTTTTCATTTTATGGAAATGAATACTAGGTTACAAGTTGAACATCCAATAACTGAAATGATTACAGGAACTGATTTGGTCGAATGGCAAATTAAAATAGCTTCAGGAGAAAAATTACCACTTAAACAAGAAGAAATAACACTTAACGGCCATTCTTTTGAAGCTAGAATTTACGCTGAAGATCCAAGCGGTGGATTTCTTCCCGGAGCTGGTCCTTTACTTTATCTATCAACTCCAAAACCGGCTGAAGATGTTCGTGTTGAAACCGGTGTTAGACAAGGCGATGAAGTTTCAGTACATTATGATCCAATGATTGCTAAATTAGTGGTTTGGGGCAAAGATAGAAGTGAGGCTCTAACTAAGTtgcaatcaaaattaattgaatataacgtaaaaataaaaataaattagagtttttggataatttttaatttaaattctagATTGCTGGTTTAGAAACAAACGTCAATTTCTTATTAGATCTTTCAAGACATCCAGAATTTATGGCCGGAAATGTTCACACTAATTTTATAAGGGACCATAACGatactttattcaaaaaagataGGGAAATTAAAGAAACGACCATTTTTGGTGCAGCCTTATCAATTATATTAACCGatgaattaaaacttaaagaaGAAGCTAACCAAAAAAACGATAATTTCAATCCTTTTGTTGTTGAATCCGGTTTCAGAGTTAATCACGATTTATCCAAAACcatcaaattaaaacaaaaagagaaagaaattttagtaCAAGTTAAAACTAAAGGGAATTTTTGTTACGATGTTTCAATCGATGGAGGAAAAACTTGGAAATCAACTAAAATCGATCACGAAAAAGAAGATAACAAATTAATGATGATTATTGATATAAATGGAGCTGTATCAAAAGCTAACGTCTTCAGGAACGAAGATGGTGTTGTTATTTTCGATCAAGAAAGTattcatcattaattttttttctttaattaatattttttgaaattttaggatggaAAACATCAATTTGAAACGGAACAACCTAAATTTCTTTCCGAACAAGATGAAGCGTCGGGTGGTTCAGCTTCAAATCGAGCCGTTGCTCCAATGCCTGGTGTTCTTGAAAAGATTCTTGTTAAAGAAGGTGATCGTGTCAACAAAGGTGACTCATTATTCGTTCTAATCGCAATGAAAATGGAATATATCGTGAAAGCAGGTCGTGATGCGACTATTGAAAGtatttcgtttaaaattgGAGATAATGTACCTAAAGACACTACAATCGTTAAAtttgttgaagaaaaatgaattattttcaaaaaattgttttctcaaggatttttataaccaataaatattgattaaaacatatttttttctgtttaattttattaaatcaccGCCTTGTTATGAATAATGCAAAATCGAAGTGAATCTTTACTGGAAATCCAACAAGGACTTTAATTacgttcttttttttttctaccaGAAATTTTTCCTTCGCACGAAAACACCTCTTACGTATAAACACGCTAAAGAAACCGCACATCGACTTAATAACCGCAAATAAATTCCCATTGTATTCATGAgacaattttgattaaaaagaaattatctcaaactaattattattaaatttcaacgaaaaatatttttgcgaAACCTTGAATATTCATGAGATGTACTCAggtagttttaaaattatgtggtaaacaaaatttgtattaaaaaaatacgatGAAGCTATATTTCTtagatttatttgttttgaaatgtgATTGtggtttttattgttttgaatATCAAAAGTTATTATACAGAGTGTCACAGAATAATGTTTttagacgcatggctaaacccgaatgtttctagaagGGGGacaatatacataaatataagGTGTGTAACAAGAATATGACAGCAGCGAGGAGGTGGTATGCCAGGTTCACATTATTCCAGTGGTGTTCCTATTCCAGAGGTCGAAACCAGTGCTGGAATTCCTCTGGAATAATGTAAACCAGCACTGGATTGTACTCATTCTAGTGAGCAATCCATTTCAGTGACTGGATTGAACAGTCTACCTTTCTCGCCAGTGGAAGCTCGCTCATGCAAGTGGAATAGTGTAGAGTAGTCTAGTGATGGAACGAAtttggccggatattaaaaacctattacttagtactccactaTTCACAgcaattagtatctcttttaggtgttggacactgcagataataatcaacttcaaccccaataggatttttttcattgaatacaactttatttatcattagcaacctcattgtaacaattccaatgcgatatataaaatctgttgttgcagtttcgtctagttttcttctcttcgcttgtaattcatcatcacattcattactaacagaactgtcgctgttatcactttcgattattaattaaagtatcctcttcttaatgcaaaaagccgttttgaaaaatcactttcagttcttgagaaataaatttttgaaatgatcgaaaattttttcgaatttttcaattttcgccgattaagttttaaaaattcgtataaaatccagttcttggaatatgagtatgaaaatatcccaaagtgttaataaaagtgccctctttccaatgaaccaacacgttttgaaaaataacttttagtttttgagaaaacagtatttgaagttttgataaaattttcgatgttgcaattttcatcgataattttcaaaattcgatataaaatttatttcttgaaggatccttctggaaatattatcaattattaattaaagtgtcctctttttaatgcaacaaaccgttttgaaaaatcgctttaaatttttgagaaataaatttttgaaatgatcaacaattttttcaaactttgcaattttcaccgattaagttttcaaaattcgtataaaatccatttcttggaacatgagtatgaaaatttccaaaagtgttaataaaaatgtcctctttccaatgaatcaacacgttttgaaaaataacttttagtttttgagaacacaatatttgtagttttgataaaattttcgatattgtaattttcatcgataagtttcaaaatgcgctataaaatccatttcttgaaggattcttgtggaaatatcaccaattattaattaaagtgtactcttcttaatgcaacaagccgttttgaaaaatcacttttagttcttgagaaataaatttttgaaatgattgaaaactttttcgaatttttcaattttcgccgattaagttttaaaaattcgtataaaatccagttcttggaatataagtatgaaaatatcccaaagtgttaataaaagtgccttctttccaatgaaccaacccgttttgaaaaataacttttagtttttgagaaaacagtatttgaagttttgataaaactttcgatgttgcaattttcaccgataattttcaaaattcgctataaaatccatttcttgaaggatccttgtggaaatatcaccaattattaattaaagtattctcttttaaatgcaacaaggcgttttgaaaaatcacttttagtttttgagaaatgatcgacaattttttcaactttttaaattttcgccgattaagttttaaaaattcgtataaaatccagtttttggaatatgagtatgaaaatttcccaaagtattaataagagtgtcctctttccaatgaaccaacccgttttgaaaaataacttttagtttttgagaaaacaatatttgaagttttgataaaattttcgatgttgcaaggTTAaccgataattttcaaaattcgctataaaattcatttcttgaaggatccttgtggaaatatcatcaattattaatttaagtgtcctcttttcaatgcaacaagccgttttgaaaaatcgctttaaatttttgagaaataaatttttgaaataatctacaattttttcgaaatttgcaattttcgttgattaagttttaaaaattcatataaaaaccATTTCTGGTAATATGagcatgaaaatttcccaaagtgttaataaaagtgtgctCTTTCCAATGTACCAACAcgtttcgaaaaataacttttagtttttgagaaaacaatatttcaagttttcataaacttttcgatgttgcaattttcatcgataattttaaaaattcgctataaaattcatttcttgaaggatccttgtagaaatatcatcaattattaattaaagtgtcctctttttaatgccaCAAGCcgctttaaaaaatcacttttagtttttaagcaatacatttttgaaatgatcgacaattttttgtattttgcaattttcgccgattaagttttaaaaattcgtataaaatccatttcttggactatgagtatgaaaatttcccaaactgttaataagactgtcctctttccaatgaaccaacacgttttgaaaaataacttttagtttttgagaaaacaatatttgaagttttcataaaattttcgatattgcaattttcatcgataagtttcaaaatgcgctataaaatccatttcttgaaggattcttgtgaaaatatcaccaattattaattaaagtgtcctctttttaatgcaacaagccgttttgaaaaatcgcttttagtttttgagaaatgatcgacaatttattcgaattttgcaattttcgccgattaagttttaaaaattcgtataaaatccatttctcggaatatgagtatgaaaattgatATCCGGCTgaaggggatgccgaatatccggtatccggcttttcgcaaaatcactatctcTACCTTTTTGGGTGCACGCCTTATTGTGGTTCCATAATGAAGTTAACTtctttatacattttatagTGTTTGTGGGATATACAAATAGAAGGTTTCACAAAAGCAATTCTtgaaatcattattattatagtgTTACCGATTCAACAGCTGTTGAATAACCGGAATACGATATGATGTAGTCCAGCACTGGACTGGATTGACTCGCTGGGTTACTGGACTGGAATAATGTGAACTGGACATTAGAGAAGCCTGGAAGAGGAGGTGGTTGGATAAGGGTAGATAAGGCTATTCCCTGCAGCATATCTTGCAGGAGTGTTCGAATTGGAGGAGAGAGGAGGTCAGAAGGAAAGAAGGAGAGAGAGACACATAGAGAGAAAAAGAAGGTAAAAGAGAGTTGAATGGGATTATGGATGATTGGAGCTGTGTTTAGTTATGATCACTTAGATAGTGATATTCCTCGGGGAGTTCCACAGACATTGACTTTTATGGACTTCAGGCATTTTAACCACCAATGCTTATTGGATGACCTAAACTATCTAAACCTACCTAATCTATCTAAACTGtcacaactttcttatttctgATTCCATTGATGATAAGGTAGATTTTTATGAGGTAGACACTGCGAAAGAATTATCGCCCGTGGATAACCGATactattaaaattcttattaatttacgAAATAATGCCTATTCGAAATACAAGTCTACCAGGGATCCCTCTCATTTTGAGCCGTACAAAAACTTGAGAAACTATAGTAACTCAGCAATCCGTCGGGAAAAAGAGGCTTAcctttctttaatatttcataacaataattctCGTAAACTCAGGAACAATCTCAAGTCGTTTGGAGTATGTGGTGCTAAAACGAAGTCAGTTCCGTCTACTGTGGGAAATGCATGATTCATGAATCAAAATCAACATGATTACGATCCTGACTTATTGCACTTCTACAATACTAATAGATTATCCTCTGTTTCTACAGACTTTCCTTTTCTTTAGTTCCTGAGGAAGAGGTTTTGCAAGCACTTAAtcgaattaaaacaaatgcTGTTGGTAGAGATGGAGTTACGAAGCAgatgcttttattaatttctccGTACATGTGCcaaattatcaacttttgcATCGAATCCCCCGAATCTATTCGAGGCAGTGGAGGGGTACTCTTGTTAAACCTGTCCCTAAAACTGGAACGGTTGCTTGTTTGCATGATCTTAAGCCGATAAGTATTTTGCCGGTCTTCTCTAAAGTATTTCAAAGATTATTGTCCACTAGGTTGTGGTCACATTTAAATGCGCATTGCATACTACCTAGCTTGCAGTCAGGTTCTTTTGAATATCACGGATGATCTTCTACGTGGTTGGCCACGGCTCTGATCTTACTTGACTTTTCCAAACCTTTCATACTTTGCATCATTCGCTGCTGGTTGGAGTGCTTGGGTATATTGGACTGTCGCCGTCTGCTCTCAATCTTATTCAGAGCTATCTTTGTTACCGTTCACAGCGAGTAGCTTGTAATGGTGAGTTGTCTGCACAAGTTGAGGTCGTGTCGGGTGTGCCCATTGTCGGCCCAATTCTGTTTTCAATTTATACTTCCCAACTGTGTATGGCTGTAAAGCACTGTACTGCGCACATGTACGCTGATGACATTCAATTATACTACACTTTTCCAATATCAAATCTAGCTGTGGCTGAAAGTAATATTAATGCTGACTTGAACGCCTTGGTCATTGCTGCTAATGAGCACAGCTTAACGATAAATCCATCTAAGTCATCGGTGATGGTTTTTGGGAGCCGGGGTGTTTTGGACGAAGTCAGGGATGGGTTGAGCTTGAAAATTGACTCTGATGTTTTGCAGGTTGCTGAAAGTGCAAGGAATTTGGGTATCTTTATTGACAGTAAACTAAGATTTGACTCGTATATTGACTGCGGATACACTTGTGATGTATTATATGGCCCTTGTATTGATAATATTCACAAGGTAAGAATTCAAAAAGTTCAGAATGCGTgcttactttttatttatggtaTTAGGAAATATGCGAGTATCTCATACACCTTAAAATGGGTGGGCTGGTTGAATATGTCACGTCGTAGGGTTCTTCACTCTGCTTGCTGTCATGCAGTTTAAgtttatacatatatacaaAATGTAGAAAAAGGACCTGGGAATGCTGACTTGGTCCTTTTTAACTCAtggcatttaatttttgttttattttagttaagtATTTTGTTATAGGGGTTTATAATGGTGCTATGggttaataaacattattattattattattatggggGAGTAATGCTAGTTGTTGTAGTGTGGGTAGGCTTGGGGGTGGTTAGgtggagaagaagaagaagaaagctGTCATCATGTTTATACATTGTTAGTTTATCTTGACACCgagaaaatctttatttcaGTATCCTATTTAATTtcctaaaattagaaataattattcTATGACATTCTGTAGAATCTCCAATTATGTTAGTTCCAataatcaatataaattttaagtgTAATTTAATGTTTCGTCTTGCTGTGA contains the following coding sequences:
- the LOC111423746 gene encoding methylcrotonoyl-CoA carboxylase subunit alpha, mitochondrial, with protein sequence MIVLGVAKLLRPSTTFTGQRWKSTLKRIDKVLIANRGEIACRVMRTAKRLGVKTVAVYSDADKNALHVAMADEAYNIGPPAAAKSYLCGDKLLEIAKRTHSQAVHPGYGFLSENVEFAENCQKENVIFIGPPAAAIRDMGIKSTSKHIMSKAGVPIIEGYHGEDQSDTKLFEEAKRIGFPIMIKAVRGGGGKGMRIAQTESEFAEALESARNESQKSFADSVVLLERFVGEPRHVEVQVFADTHGNAVYLFERDCSVQRRHQKIIEEAPAPGISSDLRKELGMAAVRAAQAVGYVGAGTVEFILDRHTHSFHFMEMNTRLQVEHPITEMITGTDLVEWQIKIASGEKLPLKQEEITLNGHSFEARIYAEDPSGGFLPGAGPLLYLSTPKPAEDVRVETGVRQGDEVSVHYDPMIAKLVVWGKDRSEALTKLQSKLIEYNIAGLETNVNFLLDLSRHPEFMAGNVHTNFIRDHNDTLFKKDREIKETTIFGAALSIILTDELKLKEEANQKNDNFNPFVVESGFRVNHDLSKTIKLKQKEKEILVQVKTKGNFCYDVSIDGGKTWKSTKIDHEKEDNKLMMIIDINGAVSKANVFRNEDGVVIFDQESIHH